The genomic region CGGGTGTCCGCGAGCACGGCCGGATCGAGCGTCGCCACAAGCACCGCCGTGCCCTCGTCGGCACCCCGGGCGAGCGTACGTCCCTGCGGGTCGTAGATCGCCGCGCCGCCGTTGAACCGCCACGGGTCACTGCCGCCGACCGCGTTGGCGAAGACCACGAACATCGTGTTGTCCAGGGCCCGCGCGGCGTAGTACAGGTCCCGGCGGTGCTCGGAGCCGGCCAGGTAGCCGCTGGGGCACAGGTAGGCGTGCGCGCCGTCGAGCGCTGCGGCGCGGCCGTGCTCGGGGAAGCAGCCGTCGTAGCAGATGCCCAACCCGAGCCGCCAGTCGTCGACGAGCAGCGTGGCGCCCCGACCGCCGGCGCTGAACAGCTCGCGTTCGTCGCCCCAGAGCTGCTGCTTGTCGTACCCGACGCGGACCGTGCCCGCGTGGTCGACCACCAGGGCGGCGATGGTGCGCCGGCCGTCCGGGTGCCGTGCCGCCGCGCCGACCACCACGGTGATCCCGGCCGTCCGCGCGGCGGCGCGCAGCGGGTCGAGCCGACCGTCGGCGACCACCCCGGCCGGGTCGGCCACGACGTCGGTGCCGACCGGGTCGGCAGCGAGGGTCGGCGGGTGGTACGCGCAGAGGTACAGCTCGGGCAGGACGACTACCCGGGCGCCCTGCCCGGCGGCCCGACGGGCCAGCTCGGCGGCGGCGAGCGCGTTGCCGGCCACGTCACCTGGCGTCGGTGTGGCCTGGACGGTGGCCACGGTCAGCGGAGTCGACGGCACGGGGTACGGCGGGGTCACCGGCCGATGGTAGACGGCGACATACCAAGCCGTACGTACGGTTTGCGTGGCCCGGGGTGACCTGCGACGATCGCCGTGTGCCCAGAGTAAGCCAGGACCAGCTCGACGCGCGCCGGCAGGAGATCCTCGCCGCCGCGCGGGCGTGTTTCGCGCGGCTCGGCTACGAGGGAGCCACCGTTCGCCGCCTCGAGGAGGCCACCGGGCTGTCCCGGGGCGCCATCTTCCACCACTTCCGGGACAAGGACTCGCTCTTCCTCGCCGTCGCCGAGGACGACGCCGCAGTCATGGTCGAGACGGTGGCCCGCAACGGTCTGGTGCAGGTCATGCGCGATCTGCTGGCCCGCGCGATGTCTCCCGACACCACCGGCTGGCTGGGCAGTCAACTGGAGGTCTCACGCCGGCTACGCACCGATCCGGCGTTCGCCAGGCGCTGGGCCGAACGGTCCGCCGCGATCGCCGAGGCGACCCGCGACCGCCTGGCCCGCCAACGCGACGCCGGGGTGCTGCGGGAGGACGTACCAATCGACGTGCTGGCCCAGTTCCTGGAGCTGGCCTACGACGGCCTGGTGCTGCACCTGGCGATGGGCCGGCCGGCAGGCGACCTGGGTCCGGTCCTCGACCTGGTCGAGGAGGCGGTCCGCCGCCGCTGACCTCCGCCGCCGCACACCGGCGCGGGGCCCGTGGCGGTGGTGCTCCACAATGGGGCCGCCGATCCCTCCGGCGACAGGAGCAGCCGATGATCGTCCACGCCGCGTCGGGCGACACCTGGGGTGTCCCGGGCCCTA from Micromonospora lupini harbors:
- a CDS encoding carbon-nitrogen hydrolase family protein — protein: MTPPYPVPSTPLTVATVQATPTPGDVAGNALAAAELARRAAGQGARVVVLPELYLCAYHPPTLAADPVGTDVVADPAGVVADGRLDPLRAAARTAGITVVVGAAARHPDGRRTIAALVVDHAGTVRVGYDKQQLWGDERELFSAGGRGATLLVDDWRLGLGICYDGCFPEHGRAAALDGAHAYLCPSGYLAGSEHRRDLYYAARALDNTMFVVFANAVGGSDPWRFNGGAAIYDPQGRTLARGADEGTAVLVATLDPAVLADTRAAHSMLADLLPSQGGPRVSLTG
- a CDS encoding TetR/AcrR family transcriptional regulator, with amino-acid sequence MPRVSQDQLDARRQEILAAARACFARLGYEGATVRRLEEATGLSRGAIFHHFRDKDSLFLAVAEDDAAVMVETVARNGLVQVMRDLLARAMSPDTTGWLGSQLEVSRRLRTDPAFARRWAERSAAIAEATRDRLARQRDAGVLREDVPIDVLAQFLELAYDGLVLHLAMGRPAGDLGPVLDLVEEAVRRR